One [Clostridium] saccharolyticum WM1 DNA segment encodes these proteins:
- a CDS encoding folate family ECF transporter S component: MLKNLIWQVKSSLKELNNVPTVSVTGMLVALSVVLSFFTIVISNVLQISFGFLPLAVGGMLFGPVVGGIMGILSDILGYFVHPNGPFFPGFTLNALLTGTLYGFFLYKKHVTLKRVIFVSLTITLLVNMMLNPLWLSIMYGNAFFVLVIGRIVKNLLMFPINTALLYSILKPMERIRTLERVSG; this comes from the coding sequence ATGTTGAAAAATTTAATATGGCAAGTAAAATCGTCTTTAAAAGAGTTGAATAATGTTCCGACTGTTTCTGTAACAGGAATGTTGGTCGCACTAAGTGTAGTGCTGTCATTTTTTACGATTGTTATCTCCAATGTATTGCAGATTAGTTTTGGTTTTTTGCCTCTTGCGGTAGGCGGAATGTTGTTTGGACCTGTAGTAGGAGGTATTATGGGAATTTTGAGCGATATCCTTGGTTATTTTGTCCATCCAAACGGGCCTTTTTTTCCGGGATTTACATTAAATGCGTTACTTACTGGAACTCTCTATGGTTTTTTTCTCTATAAAAAGCATGTAACCTTAAAGCGTGTGATTTTTGTTTCACTTACGATAACACTTCTCGTTAATATGATGCTTAATCCATTATGGCTCAGTATCATGTATGGCAATGCTTTTTTTGTGCTTGTTATCGGGCGTATTGTTAAAAACCTGCTGATGTTCCCCATTAATACGGCGTTGCTTTACTCAATCCTGAAACCTATGGAAAGAATTAGAACTCTGGAAAGAGTAAGTGGATGA
- the ndk gene encoding nucleoside-diphosphate kinase: MERSLVILKPDATKRKLLGELISRFEKKNMEITDAKMEVISRDIAEAHYSHVKHLPFYDDMIAYMTSSPSLIMVVKGEEAIRVIRSMIGKTNTFEAQQGTIRGDYGLHLFQNLIHASDSIESAEIEIQRFFGVQERER, encoded by the coding sequence GTGGAAAGATCACTTGTTATATTAAAGCCTGATGCAACAAAAAGAAAACTACTGGGAGAGCTCATAAGCAGATTTGAGAAGAAAAATATGGAGATTACAGATGCTAAGATGGAAGTCATCAGTAGAGATATTGCAGAAGCTCACTATTCCCATGTTAAGCATCTGCCTTTTTATGATGATATGATTGCATATATGACATCCTCCCCTTCTTTAATAATGGTGGTGAAAGGGGAGGAGGCAATTCGGGTTATCAGAAGTATGATAGGTAAAACAAACACTTTTGAAGCACAACAAGGAACAATACGAGGAGATTATGGGCTACATTTATTCCAAAACTTAATACATGCTTCGGATTCGATTGAAAGCGCAGAGATAGAAATACAAAGATTTTTTGGAGTCCAAGAAAGAGAAAGATAA
- a CDS encoding VOC family protein, with protein MKICWIMIFVKNMDESIQFYHEILDLPVNKRFGGIKGPEIAFLGDSETQVELVCNPEKLDGIYGSNISIGFDVVSVDNLISDLQKKAIPIYDGPYQPTAKLKFFYVLDPNGVSIQFVERHH; from the coding sequence ATGAAGATATGCTGGATAATGATTTTTGTAAAAAATATGGATGAGTCAATTCAATTTTATCATGAAATACTTGACCTTCCTGTAAACAAAAGGTTTGGAGGTATAAAAGGACCAGAAATTGCATTTTTAGGTGACAGTGAAACACAGGTGGAATTAGTTTGCAATCCTGAAAAGCTGGATGGAATATATGGATCAAATATATCAATAGGGTTTGATGTTGTCTCTGTTGATAACCTGATTAGTGACCTGCAAAAGAAAGCAATTCCAATTTATGATGGACCATATCAGCCAACTGCTAAATTAAAGTTCTTTTATGTATTAGATCCAAATGGAGTATCAATTCAATTTGTTGAACGCCATCATTGA